One Bradyrhizobium sp. CCGB12 genomic window carries:
- the gmk gene encoding guanylate kinase, which yields MTTGGHGTDGVERRGLMFVLSSPSGAGKTTLSRLLIERMPGLKMSVSATTRAMRPGEVNGKDYSFVDKATFEAMVKAGELLEWATVFDNSYGTPRGPVEAALSAGQDVLFDIDWQGTQQLREKARADVVSVFILPPSADDLEKRLHSRAQDSDDVIRKRMSRASHEMSHWAEYDYIVINHDVDEAFAEVQSILKAERLKRERRIGLVGFVRSLQGQLQG from the coding sequence ATGACGACGGGCGGTCACGGAACTGACGGTGTCGAGCGGCGCGGACTGATGTTCGTGCTGTCCTCGCCCTCGGGCGCGGGCAAGACGACGCTGTCGCGTCTCCTGATCGAGCGAATGCCCGGCTTGAAAATGTCGGTCTCGGCGACCACGCGCGCGATGCGGCCGGGCGAGGTCAACGGCAAGGATTATTCGTTCGTCGACAAGGCGACGTTCGAGGCGATGGTGAAGGCGGGCGAGCTGCTGGAATGGGCGACGGTGTTCGACAACAGCTACGGCACGCCGCGCGGGCCGGTCGAGGCGGCCCTGTCAGCCGGGCAGGACGTGCTGTTCGACATCGACTGGCAGGGCACGCAGCAGCTGCGCGAGAAGGCGCGCGCCGACGTCGTCAGCGTCTTCATCCTGCCGCCCTCGGCCGACGATCTCGAGAAGCGCCTGCACTCGCGCGCGCAGGATTCCGACGACGTGATCCGCAAGCGCATGAGCCGGGCCAGCCACGAGATGAGCCACTGGGCCGAGTACGACTACATCGTGATCAATCACGACGTCGACGAGGCCTTCGCCGAGGTGCAGTCGATCCTGAAGGCCGAGCGGCTCAAGCGCGAGCGGCGGATCGGCCTCGTAGGCTTCGTTCGAAGTTTGCAAGGTCAGCTTCAAGGTTAG
- a CDS encoding YicC/YloC family endoribonuclease yields MALSSMTGFARSHGASGPYTFEWELKSVNAKGFDLRVRLPQGFDEVEAHAKKRAGELLSRGTVYANLNVKRANAAATVRVNEDVLNAVLKAAAVISGKIDAVAPSIDGLLAIKGVVEVAEPEGDEEEDQAARTAAAEAFDRALADLVAMRKREGTSLGQILTQRVDEIEQLANKAEGSPGRKPEAIKAKLAEQIAALLDTSDRFDADRLMQEAILIATKADIREELDRIASHVAQARELIGKGGPIGRKLDFLAQEFHREVNTCCSKSNDIELTNTGLAMKNVVEQFREQVQNLE; encoded by the coding sequence ATGGCGCTGTCGTCCATGACCGGCTTTGCCCGAAGCCACGGCGCAAGCGGGCCGTACACGTTCGAATGGGAGTTGAAGTCGGTCAATGCCAAGGGCTTTGACCTCAGGGTGCGGTTGCCGCAGGGGTTCGACGAGGTCGAGGCCCACGCCAAGAAACGCGCCGGCGAGCTGCTGTCGCGCGGTACCGTCTACGCCAATCTCAACGTCAAGCGCGCCAACGCCGCCGCCACCGTCCGCGTCAACGAGGACGTGCTCAACGCCGTCCTGAAGGCCGCCGCCGTGATTTCCGGCAAGATCGACGCTGTCGCGCCGAGCATCGACGGCCTGCTCGCCATCAAGGGCGTCGTCGAGGTCGCCGAGCCCGAGGGCGACGAGGAGGAGGACCAGGCCGCGCGCACGGCCGCAGCGGAGGCCTTCGACCGGGCGCTCGCCGATCTCGTCGCGATGCGCAAGCGCGAGGGCACCTCGCTCGGGCAGATCCTGACCCAGCGCGTCGACGAGATCGAGCAGCTGGCGAACAAGGCGGAAGGATCGCCCGGCCGCAAGCCCGAGGCGATCAAGGCGAAGCTGGCCGAGCAGATCGCGGCGCTGCTCGACACCTCCGACCGTTTCGATGCCGATCGCCTGATGCAGGAGGCGATCCTGATCGCGACCAAGGCCGACATCCGCGAGGAGCTCGACCGCATTGCCTCGCACGTCGCGCAGGCGCGCGAGCTGATCGGCAAGGGCGGCCCGATCGGCCGCAAGCTCGATTTCCTGGCGCAGGAGTTTCACCGCGAGGTCAACACCTGCTGCTCGAAGTCGAACGACATCGAGCTCACCAATACGGGGCTCGCCATGAAGAACGTGGTCGAGCAATTCCGCGAGCAGGTCCAGAATCTGGAGTGA
- the mltG gene encoding endolytic transglycosylase MltG: MSERPPISPRSPRAALEPEQVPPPPKRSDRARNPFVVVGNAIITLLLIAMLGAGGVYYYGRQVLEAPGPLREDKIVNIPQRAGKRDIAETLNREGVTDINPWVFIASVAALKASSDLKPGEYSFQKNASLRDVIATIVEGKVVQHAVTIPEGLTSEQIVARLSDNDIFTGSVRELPREGTLLPETYKFPRGTTREQVIQRMQQAHKRVLAEIWERRNQDIPVKTPEQLVTLASIVEKETGKPDERSRVAAVFTNRLKQRIKLQSDPTIIYGLVGGKGTLGRPIKRSEITQPSPYNTYVIEGLPPGPISNPGRASLEAAANPARTRDLYFVADGTGGHAFTETYDAHQKNVAKLRAMEKQIQNDTVEPAEDAQPPAAAAPAATDPPTATTPARPNQQKKQPSRPANPAPARQGAVQPSPPVVQR, from the coding sequence ATGAGTGAAAGGCCGCCCATTTCGCCCCGGAGTCCGCGGGCTGCGCTGGAGCCCGAGCAGGTCCCGCCGCCGCCGAAGCGATCGGACCGCGCGCGCAATCCTTTCGTGGTGGTCGGCAACGCCATCATCACGCTGCTGCTGATCGCCATGCTCGGCGCCGGCGGCGTCTATTATTACGGCCGGCAGGTGTTAGAAGCACCCGGGCCGCTGAGGGAAGACAAGATCGTCAACATCCCGCAGCGCGCGGGCAAGCGCGATATCGCCGAGACACTCAACCGGGAAGGCGTCACCGACATCAATCCCTGGGTGTTCATTGCCAGCGTCGCCGCGTTGAAGGCGAGTTCGGATCTCAAGCCCGGTGAATATTCGTTCCAGAAGAACGCGTCCTTGCGCGACGTCATCGCCACCATCGTCGAGGGCAAGGTGGTGCAGCACGCCGTCACGATCCCGGAAGGCCTGACCTCCGAGCAGATCGTGGCGCGGCTGTCCGACAACGACATCTTCACCGGCAGCGTGCGTGAGCTGCCGCGCGAAGGCACGCTGTTACCGGAGACCTACAAGTTCCCGCGCGGCACCACGCGCGAGCAGGTGATCCAGCGCATGCAGCAGGCGCACAAGCGCGTGCTGGCCGAGATCTGGGAGCGCCGCAACCAGGACATTCCGGTGAAGACGCCGGAGCAGCTGGTGACGCTGGCGTCCATCGTCGAGAAGGAAACCGGCAAGCCGGACGAGCGCAGCCGTGTCGCCGCCGTGTTCACCAATCGCCTGAAGCAGCGGATCAAGCTGCAGTCCGATCCGACCATCATCTACGGCCTCGTCGGCGGCAAGGGTACGCTGGGCCGCCCGATCAAGCGCAGCGAGATCACGCAGCCCTCGCCCTACAACACCTATGTGATCGAGGGCCTGCCGCCGGGCCCGATCTCCAATCCGGGCCGCGCCTCGCTGGAAGCTGCCGCCAACCCGGCGCGCACCCGCGATCTCTATTTCGTCGCCGACGGCACCGGCGGGCATGCCTTCACCGAGACCTACGACGCGCACCAGAAGAATGTCGCGAAACTCCGCGCGATGGAGAAGCAGATCCAGAACGACACGGTCGAGCCGGCCGAGGACGCGCAGCCGCCGGCCGCTGCTGCTCCGGCCGCCACCGACCCGCCGACGGCGACCACGCCGGCGCGGCCCAATCAGCAGAAAAAGCAGCCGTCGCGGCCTGCCAATCCCGCACCGGCCCGGCAGGGCGCGGTGCAGCCGTCGCCGCCGGTGGTCCAGCGCTAG
- the fabF gene encoding beta-ketoacyl-ACP synthase II: MRRVVVTGLGMVSPLGCGVEPTWKRILNGESGARLIESFDVSDLQTKYACTVVRGDGTNDTFNPDKWMEPKDQRKVDDFIIFGMAAAGQALDDANWHPETEEDKCATGTMIGSGIGGLNGIADTAILLKERGPRRVSPFFIPGRLINLASGYVSIAHGLKGPNHSVVTACSTGAHAVGDAARLIALGDADVMVAGGAESPISRIGIAGFNAARALSTGFNETPEKASRPYDKDRDGFVMGEGAGVLVLEELEHARRRGAKIYAEVIGYGLSGDAYHITSPSPDGDGGFRSMSAALKRAGLTAADLDYINAHGTSTPLGDEIELGAVERLLGNAASKVAMSSTKSSTGHLLGAAGAIEAIFAILAIRDNVVPPTINLDNPSVETAIDLVPHTAKKREVNVALSNSFGFGGTNASVIVRRLAS; the protein is encoded by the coding sequence ATGAGGCGGGTTGTCGTCACGGGTCTTGGCATGGTGTCGCCACTCGGCTGCGGCGTCGAACCGACCTGGAAACGCATCCTCAACGGCGAAAGCGGTGCGCGACTGATCGAGAGCTTCGATGTCTCCGATCTTCAGACCAAATACGCATGCACCGTCGTGCGCGGGGACGGCACCAACGACACCTTCAATCCCGACAAGTGGATGGAGCCGAAGGACCAGCGCAAGGTTGACGACTTCATCATCTTCGGCATGGCCGCAGCCGGCCAGGCGCTCGACGATGCCAACTGGCATCCCGAGACCGAGGAGGACAAGTGCGCGACCGGAACCATGATCGGATCCGGCATCGGCGGCCTCAACGGTATCGCCGACACCGCGATCCTGTTGAAGGAGCGCGGGCCGCGCCGGGTATCCCCGTTTTTCATTCCGGGCCGTCTGATCAATCTCGCCTCCGGCTATGTCTCGATCGCGCACGGGCTGAAGGGACCGAACCATTCGGTGGTCACGGCCTGCTCGACCGGCGCGCATGCGGTCGGCGATGCCGCCCGCCTGATCGCGCTCGGCGATGCCGATGTCATGGTGGCCGGCGGCGCGGAATCGCCGATCAGCCGCATCGGCATTGCCGGCTTCAATGCCGCGCGGGCGCTGTCGACCGGTTTCAACGAGACGCCCGAGAAGGCCTCGCGGCCCTATGACAAGGACCGTGACGGCTTCGTGATGGGCGAGGGCGCCGGCGTCCTGGTGCTTGAGGAGCTCGAGCACGCCAGGCGCCGTGGTGCGAAGATCTACGCCGAGGTGATCGGCTACGGCCTTTCAGGCGATGCCTACCACATCACCTCGCCGTCGCCCGACGGCGATGGCGGCTTCCGCAGCATGTCGGCAGCGCTCAAACGCGCCGGCCTGACGGCAGCCGATCTCGACTACATCAATGCGCACGGCACCTCGACACCGCTCGGCGACGAGATCGAGCTCGGAGCGGTGGAGCGTCTGCTCGGTAATGCCGCCTCAAAGGTTGCGATGTCCTCGACCAAGTCGTCGACCGGTCATCTCCTCGGCGCGGCCGGCGCGATCGAAGCGATCTTCGCCATTCTCGCGATTCGCGATAATGTCGTGCCGCCGACCATCAACCTCGACAATCCGTCGGTCGAGACCGCGATCGATCTCGTGCCGCACACGGCGAAGAAGCGTGAGGTCAACGTCGCATTGTCGAACTCTTTCGGTTTTGGCGGCACCAATGCCTCGGTGATCGTCCGGCGTTTGGCCAGTTAA
- a CDS encoding acyl carrier protein yields the protein MSDIGERVKKIVVEHLGVEPEKVVDNASFIDDLGADSLDTVELVMAFEEEFGCEIPDDAAETILTVGDATKFLEKNAKS from the coding sequence ATGAGTGACATTGGCGAGCGGGTTAAGAAGATCGTGGTCGAACACCTTGGTGTTGAACCCGAGAAGGTTGTCGACAACGCGAGCTTCATCGACGACCTCGGCGCCGACAGTCTGGACACCGTCGAGCTGGTGATGGCGTTCGAAGAGGAATTCGGTTGCGAGATTCCGGACGACGCCGCGGAAACGATTCTCACCGTCGGCGACGCCACGAAGTTTCTCGAGAAGAACGCGAAGAGCTAA
- the fabG gene encoding 3-oxoacyl-[acyl-carrier-protein] reductase — MFDLTGRKALVTGATGGIGGAIAQALHAQGATVAISGTRKEVLDELAGKLGERTHVLPCNLSKADEVEALVPAAEAAMGQVDILIANAGITRDNLFVQLRDEDWEEVINVNLTATFRLARAATKLMMRKRFGRIIAITSVVGVTGNPGQGNYTASKAGLIGMIKTLGAEYAKRGVTANCIAPGFIKTPMTDALNDKQRETILTKVPAARLGTPEDIAAAAVYLSSNEAAYVTGQTIHVNGGMAMI, encoded by the coding sequence ATGTTCGATCTGACTGGCCGAAAGGCGCTCGTCACCGGCGCGACCGGCGGCATCGGCGGCGCGATCGCGCAGGCGCTGCACGCGCAGGGCGCTACCGTCGCGATTTCCGGAACGCGCAAGGAGGTGCTGGATGAGCTTGCCGGCAAGCTCGGCGAGCGCACCCATGTGCTGCCCTGCAATCTCTCCAAGGCCGATGAGGTCGAGGCATTGGTGCCCGCTGCGGAAGCCGCGATGGGCCAGGTCGACATTCTCATCGCCAATGCCGGCATCACCCGGGACAATCTCTTCGTGCAGCTGCGCGACGAGGATTGGGAGGAGGTTATCAACGTCAATCTGACCGCGACCTTCCGCCTGGCTCGCGCCGCGACCAAATTGATGATGCGCAAGCGCTTCGGCCGCATCATCGCCATCACCTCCGTGGTGGGCGTCACCGGTAATCCGGGGCAGGGCAACTACACGGCGTCGAAGGCCGGCCTGATCGGCATGATCAAGACGCTAGGCGCCGAATACGCCAAGCGCGGCGTCACCGCGAACTGCATCGCGCCCGGCTTCATCAAGACGCCGATGACGGATGCGCTCAACGACAAGCAGCGCGAAACGATTCTGACCAAGGTTCCGGCGGCCCGCCTGGGGACACCCGAAGACATTGCGGCGGCCGCGGTCTACCTGAGCTCGAACGAAGCGGCTTACGTCACCGGGCAAACCATCCACGTCAACGGCGGCATGGCCATGATCTGA